A region of Massilia sp. WG5 DNA encodes the following proteins:
- the rsmG gene encoding 16S rRNA (guanine(527)-N(7))-methyltransferase RsmG, translated as MKNFDRNTLSQVLREGIAEMQLDVSPAQQEKLMDYLALMFKWNSVYNLTSLRDPMQMVTHHLLDSLAAVPAFASAKNVLDVGSGGGLPGIVLAIVRPDMKVSMIDTVHKKTAFLTQVKAELQLANVTIYTMRVEQLQVSDKFDVITSRAFADLSDFVNWSSHLLAEQGRYIALKGVAPAEEQQRLPAAWRVTKVEPLQVPRLGAERHLVHIEKIREASS; from the coding sequence ATGAAGAATTTCGACCGCAACACCCTGTCCCAGGTACTGCGTGAGGGCATCGCCGAGATGCAGCTCGATGTCAGCCCGGCCCAGCAGGAAAAGCTGATGGATTACCTGGCCCTGATGTTCAAGTGGAATTCCGTCTACAACCTGACCTCGCTGCGCGACCCGATGCAGATGGTGACCCACCACCTGCTCGATTCGCTGGCCGCGGTACCCGCCTTCGCCAGCGCAAAGAACGTGCTGGACGTCGGCTCGGGCGGCGGTTTGCCGGGCATCGTGCTGGCCATCGTGCGCCCGGACATGAAGGTGTCGATGATCGACACCGTGCACAAGAAAACCGCCTTCCTGACCCAGGTGAAGGCGGAACTGCAGCTGGCCAACGTCACCATCTACACCATGCGGGTCGAGCAACTGCAGGTGAGCGACAAATTCGACGTCATCACCTCGCGCGCCTTTGCCGACCTCTCCGATTTCGTCAACTGGTCTTCGCACCTGCTGGCGGAGCAGGGCCGGTACATCGCCCTGAAAGGGGTGGCGCCGGCGGAAGAGCAGCAGAGGCTGCCGGCCGCATGGCGGGTGACCAAAGTGGAGCCCCTGCAGGTGCCCAGGCTAGGCGCGGAGCGCCACCTGGTGCACATCGAGAAAATTCGCGAAGCAAGCAGCTAA
- a CDS encoding ParA family protein — MAKIFCVANQKGGVGKTTTSVNLSAGLAKLNQRVLLVDLDPQGNATMGAGINKAGLASSIYQVLLGEADVASARLRSEAGRFDVLPANRELAGAEVEMVELDNRERRLKDALAKVDADYDFILIDCPPALSMLTLNGLVCAHGVIIPMQCEYYALEGLSDLVNTIKKVHANLNHDLRIIGLLRVMFDPRMTLSQQVSAQLEQHFGDKVFKTIIPRNVRLAEAPSYGIPGVVFDPSSKGAQAYIAFGAEMVERIKTM; from the coding sequence ATGGCGAAAATTTTTTGCGTAGCAAACCAGAAGGGCGGCGTCGGCAAGACCACCACCAGCGTCAACCTGTCCGCGGGGCTGGCCAAGCTGAACCAGCGCGTGCTGCTGGTCGACCTCGACCCGCAGGGCAACGCCACCATGGGCGCAGGCATCAACAAGGCCGGGCTGGCGTCCTCGATCTACCAGGTGCTGCTCGGCGAGGCCGATGTCGCTTCCGCGCGCCTGCGCAGCGAAGCAGGGCGCTTCGACGTGCTGCCGGCCAACCGCGAGCTGGCCGGCGCCGAAGTCGAGATGGTCGAGCTGGACAACCGCGAACGCCGCCTGAAGGACGCCCTCGCCAAGGTCGATGCCGATTACGACTTCATCCTGATCGACTGCCCGCCGGCCCTGTCGATGCTGACCCTGAACGGCCTGGTGTGCGCGCACGGCGTGATCATCCCGATGCAGTGCGAGTACTACGCGCTGGAAGGGCTGTCGGACCTGGTCAACACGATCAAGAAAGTGCACGCGAACCTGAACCACGACCTGCGCATCATCGGCCTGCTGCGGGTGATGTTCGATCCGCGCATGACCCTGTCGCAGCAGGTCTCGGCGCAGCTCGAGCAGCATTTCGGCGACAAGGTCTTCAAGACCATCATCCCGCGCAACGTGCGCCTGGCCGAAGCGCCGTCCTACGGCATTCCCGGGGTGGTGTTCGATCCTTCGTCGAAAGGCGCGCAGGCATATATCGCTTTCGGCGCCGAGATGGTCGAACGCATCAAGACCATGTAA
- a CDS encoding ParB/RepB/Spo0J family partition protein yields MATKKLKGLGRGLDALLGGDAHDTPAAPAGSPSTLSVTRIQAGKYQPRTRMDDGSLSELAASIKSQGIMQPVLVRPISPAGEVAYEIIAGERRFRAAQLAGLEEIPVLVREVDDQNAAAMALIENIQREDLNPLEEAQGIARLISEFDFTHEQAANAVGRSRSAVSNLLRLVNLAQPVQTMLMAGDIDMGHARALLAVDAANQIALANHVIAKRLSVRETEKLVARTLEEQNAPAATARQKEKSGDIVRLEEELSDRLATPVVFKMGNKGKGQMIIDFADLDVLESVLARLRG; encoded by the coding sequence ATGGCAACCAAAAAACTGAAGGGACTCGGCCGCGGCCTCGACGCCCTGCTCGGCGGCGACGCCCACGACACCCCGGCCGCGCCCGCCGGCAGCCCGTCCACCTTGTCGGTGACCCGCATCCAGGCCGGCAAGTACCAGCCGCGCACCCGCATGGACGACGGTTCGCTGTCCGAGCTGGCCGCATCGATCAAGAGCCAGGGCATCATGCAGCCGGTGCTGGTCCGTCCGATCAGCCCGGCGGGCGAGGTCGCTTACGAGATCATCGCCGGCGAACGCCGTTTCCGCGCGGCCCAGCTGGCCGGCCTGGAAGAGATCCCGGTGCTGGTGCGCGAGGTCGACGACCAGAACGCGGCCGCGATGGCCCTGATCGAGAACATCCAGCGCGAAGACCTGAATCCGCTGGAAGAGGCGCAGGGCATCGCGCGCCTGATCTCGGAATTCGACTTCACCCACGAGCAGGCGGCGAATGCGGTCGGGCGCTCGCGCAGCGCGGTCTCGAACCTGCTGCGCCTGGTGAACCTGGCCCAGCCGGTGCAGACCATGCTGATGGCAGGGGATATCGACATGGGGCATGCGCGTGCGCTGCTGGCGGTCGATGCCGCCAACCAGATTGCGCTGGCCAACCACGTGATCGCGAAACGCCTGTCGGTGCGCGAGACCGAGAAGCTGGTCGCCCGCACCCTGGAAGAGCAGAACGCCCCGGCCGCCACCGCGCGCCAGAAGGAAAAGTCAGGCGACATCGTGCGCCTCGAGGAAGAGCTGTCCGACCGGCTCGCCACCCCGGTGGTGTTCAAGATGGGCAACAAGGGCAAGGGTCAGATGATCATCGACTTCGCCGACTTGGACGTGCTCGAAAGTGTACTGGCGCGCCTGCGCGGCTGA
- a CDS encoding ATP synthase subunit I, translating to MLRLVSLQMLVTVVAGMIAGLLGGWSAMFSAVLGGLCCVVPNGVMAVRLFASAQKPGGANPATFFIWEFVKIALTLALLYITARLYHDLNWFALLGGFIVALKSYIILIFRQKQ from the coding sequence ATGTTGCGCCTGGTCTCCCTGCAAATGCTAGTAACAGTCGTGGCCGGCATGATTGCCGGACTGCTGGGGGGATGGTCTGCGATGTTTTCGGCGGTATTGGGCGGGTTATGTTGTGTTGTTCCGAACGGTGTCATGGCCGTGCGCCTGTTCGCCAGCGCGCAAAAGCCGGGCGGCGCGAACCCTGCCACATTTTTCATCTGGGAATTCGTAAAGATTGCTTTAACGCTGGCGCTGCTGTACATAACGGCGCGGCTTTACCACGATCTGAACTGGTTCGCCCTGCTGGGCGGGTTCATCGTGGCGCTAAAAAGTTACATCATCTTAATATTTAGGCAGAAACAATGA
- the atpB gene encoding F0F1 ATP synthase subunit A yields the protein MTSPTVENAAGHAPTAGEYISHHLGHLTNVHQGFIVDFKVINYDTVFWSILMGVIGVFVLWLGTRRATSGVPGRFQGAIEAVVEMVEDQSKSIIHGDRRFIAPLALTVFVWVFLMNCLDFLPVDLFAAILRAMGMGEMHFRIVPTADLNGPLGMSLGVLAVVLFYNLKVKGVGGWVHELFAAPFGIYMAPFNFLLNMIEYAARTVSLGMRLFGNMYAGELLFLLIALLGALAGPFGIVGQIVAGSAWAIFHILIVLLQAFIFMMLTLVYIGQAHESH from the coding sequence ATGACGAGTCCAACGGTAGAAAATGCAGCGGGGCATGCACCCACTGCAGGAGAATATATTTCCCACCACCTGGGTCACCTGACCAATGTCCACCAGGGCTTTATCGTGGACTTCAAGGTCATCAACTACGATACCGTCTTCTGGTCCATCCTGATGGGCGTTATCGGCGTCTTCGTTCTGTGGCTCGGCACGCGCCGCGCCACCTCGGGTGTACCGGGTCGTTTCCAGGGCGCCATTGAAGCTGTCGTCGAGATGGTCGAAGACCAGTCGAAATCCATCATCCACGGCGATCGCCGCTTCATCGCGCCGCTGGCCCTGACCGTGTTCGTCTGGGTGTTCCTGATGAACTGCCTGGACTTCCTGCCGGTCGATCTGTTCGCCGCCATCCTGCGCGCCATGGGCATGGGCGAGATGCACTTCCGCATCGTCCCGACCGCCGACCTGAACGGTCCGCTGGGCATGTCGCTGGGTGTGCTGGCCGTGGTCCTGTTTTACAACCTGAAGGTCAAGGGCGTGGGCGGCTGGGTGCATGAGCTGTTCGCCGCGCCGTTCGGTATTTATATGGCTCCGTTCAACTTCCTGTTGAACATGATCGAATACGCAGCACGTACGGTGTCGCTCGGCATGCGACTGTTCGGCAACATGTACGCCGGCGAGCTGCTGTTCCTGTTGATTGCTCTGCTTGGCGCACTGGCTGGCCCGTTCGGTATCGTTGGCCAAATCGTCGCCGGTTCGGCTTGGGCAATCTTCCACATCCTGATCGTGCTCCTCCAAGCTTTCATCTTCATGATGCTGACGCTGGTGTACATCGGTCAGGCCCACGAGAGCCACTGA
- the atpE gene encoding F0F1 ATP synthase subunit C: MTDYSYIALACGLIIGLGAIGACIGIALMGGKYLEASARQPELMNTLQTKMFLLAGLIDAAFLIGVGIAMLFAFANPFHA, from the coding sequence ATGACTGACTATTCTTACATTGCGCTGGCTTGCGGTCTGATCATCGGCCTGGGTGCAATTGGTGCCTGTATCGGTATCGCTCTGATGGGCGGCAAATACCTGGAAGCTTCGGCACGTCAGCCTGAACTGATGAACACCCTGCAGACCAAGATGTTCCTGCTGGCCGGCCTGATCGACGCGGCATTCCTGATCGGTGTTGGTATCGCAATGCTGTTCGCATTCGCAAATCCGTTCCACGCCTAA
- a CDS encoding F0F1 ATP synthase subunit B has product MNLNATLFVQFVVFFILVFVTMKFVWPPVMKALDERAERIANGLAAADRGKAEMAAAEKRIAAELAATRDESAKRIADAEKRAQAIIEDAKQTAAVEAARIVEGAKADAEQQVTRAREELRAQVAALAVAGAEQILKREVNAAAHADLLNRLSTEL; this is encoded by the coding sequence GTGAATCTGAACGCAACTCTGTTTGTTCAGTTCGTGGTCTTCTTCATCCTGGTGTTCGTCACGATGAAATTCGTGTGGCCGCCGGTGATGAAAGCGCTCGACGAGCGCGCCGAGAGGATCGCGAACGGCCTCGCCGCAGCTGACCGTGGCAAGGCAGAAATGGCCGCCGCCGAAAAACGCATCGCCGCCGAACTGGCTGCGACCCGTGACGAAAGCGCCAAGCGCATCGCCGACGCTGAAAAGCGCGCCCAGGCGATCATCGAAGACGCCAAGCAGACCGCTGCCGTCGAAGCCGCACGCATCGTCGAAGGTGCCAAGGCTGACGCCGAGCAGCAAGTGACCCGCGCGCGCGAAGAACTGCGTGCCCAGGTGGCTGCGCTGGCCGTTGCCGGCGCCGAGCAGATCCTCAAGCGCGAAGTGAACGCAGCGGCCCACGCCGACCTGCTGAACCGCCTGTCGACCGAGCTCTGA